From the Methanophagales archaeon genome, the window CGGTATCAAACGTCTCGGTGCAGAAAAGCCCGATGAGCAACTTCACCCTATCTGCGTGGACATCAAACAGCTTTGATAACTGGGCTTTCCTCATACCCTGTATATGGCATGGCAGACCAACGAATGCGATATTCTTATAATTTGCTTCGATAGCATCGCCAACGCCCTGCACTGCCGGGCACTGAGTATATTTCGAACCCGCTGCTGCTATTACCTCCTCCCGCTTCGTCGCTACAAAAGGCTCTGGCTCCCACTCGCCGGTCGCTTTTGTTACTACTGCAGCATCAATATCACCCTTTGCGAGCAGGTAAGCGAGCAATGCAGAAACGAATCCCCCATCCTGACCTTTGTCTCTTATATCTCCTTCTTTTGCTCTCGCTGTATATATAGCACCTCTGTAATAGCCTAACAGATTGTCAGCCCTTATATCGCCAAATATCGCTCTCTCAACCGCATAAGGAGCAAAACTCGTACGCGGACAGAGATCATAGCATGCACCACAGATTTCATAACACTTCTTCTTCGTTATCGGTAGCTCATGCTCGAATGTTATATACTCCTTACAGAACGCACCACAAGTCCCGCAATAGCAGCACAATCCGTTATATATCACTTCCGCCTCTAAATCCGTTATGTTACCCTTACTTTTCATACTCTTCCTTATTCTCTATCTCTATATTGTATATTAAGCTTTTTGTGTAACCAGTACTTCCGAAACTATGGATTTCCGAGCGCACATTGCCTCTTTAACAAACATGTTAGCGGGCTACCTATAAAAAGATTTAGGAGATAAAAGGGACAATTACGCATTGAATTTGAAAGAGGGTAGAGCCAGGAAGGTGCTGGTTTCACCTCGTATACCAAAATGACATAAGAAGTATGATTTTATCCCTATTGACGCATGGAAAACGTTTAAAATGCCGATAGCTCACGCTATTGATGCTCGCGAAATACTACCGTCAAGGACGGATCAGACTTAGGAGGCGGCTAACTGACAGCAGAGTTCTATGACTCTATACTCGTTGTAACTCGTCATTTTCGTATATGTAATTCAACACCGTGTCCGCAGAAGGTATCGCAGCATTGGGCATCTTTCGCTTGAGTTTCGACACCGCTGCTTCTGGGGAATTCGCTGTCGACGTTGTGGCATAAACTATTACGGCTATTGTATCCTATAGTGAGTGTTGCACCCTCGGGTATCCTTATTACGCCACCATTACTACGCA encodes:
- a CDS encoding Coenzyme F420 hydrogenase/dehydrogenase, beta subunit C-terminal domain, giving the protein MKSKGNITDLEAEVIYNGLCCYCGTCGAFCKEYITFEHELPITKKKCYEICGACYDLCPRTSFAPYAVERAIFGDIRADNLLGYYRGAIYTARAKEGDIRDKGQDGGFVSALLAYLLAKGDIDAAVVTKATGEWEPEPFVATKREEVIAAAGSKYTQCPAVQGVGDAIEANYKNIAFVGLPCHIQGMRKAQLSKLFDVHADRVKLLIGLFCTETFDTAKLRNKLKGLGVNDLRDVEKFNIKKGSFIIQMKSDEVLKTPIRKMRDCVREACNYCYDFAAEFADISVGSIGSEPGWSTVILRSESGLELVNRAEEEGLIDLKELTESRIEEVRNLALYKKRENLKNILARLEPIRVLNMELEPEMLKKFLLLEHPSR